Proteins co-encoded in one Callospermophilus lateralis isolate mCalLat2 chromosome 2, mCalLat2.hap1, whole genome shotgun sequence genomic window:
- the LOC143385592 gene encoding uncharacterized protein LOC143385592 — MSVDLSSDCDCPNCLEGTQSESDSNSSSKKRDNDSLYSKSKKQSMPSFNMQCSSSQCGSSGLESDNKKDSRFLPSEQENTEEFSKKKSLSMSPADISTKIGPLKELTIQELLREFGDSGKLESNSTSLGHFRDQVVMKFRRALYYSGIWVAQVRGYKYEKHFSANYFKRNPDSLHRLIPWLKRELTAVYGDYGYTVKNILASILHHLKKHDLDSESFIHLLEPYLQQHTHHFLHEFISFVQSPYNMETYDQRAIYHCPSISTENWVKKKPFSSAPILPLTENRALMKSQPDTKQPKNTQNQLNEERSQSDLKQFPSGNSSLKSFKIPQVHHETANKIPVGTKDKPESGNHKGIISTNNMLLNWATPKERDPGIVTCQKKTQEKKTGIKLFPGYVQDPKSETTACTVSTPAISHQVQSWKHNLREGRVLSLGQQKIIHKKEVEKNKYSGSSPKIFQSLPRERSLMNCKPRKRDPSWSGISENNLSPKRDGRKPSSFRKKKVRCKKSSSFVEVGSHSSRRLERRSRSSTHRSKSWCVGHRKRSISRESSISLGGSHSSEPVTRNTYCASSKERNIHGSKSHYERISLTPVQYAKLSSTAGKRPNCPYKDEGASPTGGHYNSSTCLDIEKHRSPSKKEMKCKTTFPRDRRTKAVRHRENKCPHIDKQTPEKVSDALGDLDDIKQVSCLSECAPACRRQIPKNQKSSLLKGLGSSSQG; from the coding sequence ATGTCAGTAGATCTCTCATCTGACTGTGACTGTCCTAACTGTTTGGAGGGTACTCAGAGTGAGTCTGATTCTAATTCCTCTTCCAAGAAGAGAGATAATGACTCTTTATATTCAAAATCAAAGAAGCAATCCATGCCTTCTTTCAACATGCAATGCTCTTCCTCTCAGTGTGGTTCATCTGGACTGGAGAGTGATAACAAAAAAGACTCAAGGTTTCTTCCCTCAGAGCAAGAAAACACTGAGGAGTTTTCTAAGAAAAAGTCTCTCAGTATGAGCCCTGCGGATATCAGCACAAAAATTGGACCACTGAAAGAGCTGACTATCCAAGAATTACTGAGGGAGTTTGGGGATAGTGGGAAGTTGGAATCAAACTCCACCTCTCTGGGCCACTTTAGAGATCAGGTGGTTATGAAGTTCAGAAGAGCTCTGTATTATTCTGGAATCTGGGTGGCACAGGTCCGAGGTTACAAATATGAAAAGCACTTttcagctaattatttcaaaagaaATCCTGATAGCCTACATCGGCTGATTCCCTGGCTGAAACGGGAACTAACAGCTGTTTATGGAGATTATGGCTACACAGTGAAGAACATTCTAGCCTCCATCCTCCATCACTTGAAAAAACATGATTTGGACAGCGAATCCTTCATTCATCTTCTGGAACCTTATCTCCAACAACATACCCACCACTTCCTGCATGAGTTTATCAGTTTTGTTCAGTCACCTTACAACATGGAGACCTATGACCAGCGAGCCATCTATCATTGTCCTTCCATATCAAcagaaaattgggtgaaaaagaaaCCCTTTAGTTCAGCTCCTATTTTGCCCTTGACTGAGAATCGTGCTCTAATGAAATCTCAGCCTGATACAAAGCAACCTAAAAACACCCAGAATCAATTGAATGAGGAGAGATCTCAGTCCGACTTGAAACAGTTTCCAAGTGGTAACTCTTCcttgaaaagttttaaaattccacAAGTGCATCATGAAACAGCAAACAAAATCCCTGTTGGGACCAAAGACAAACCGGAGTCAGGCAATCACAAAGGCATAATTTCTACTAATAATATGCTCCTGAATTGGGCTACTCCCAAAGAAAGAGATCCAGGCATAGTGACTTGCCAAAAAAAGACGCAAGAGAAAAAGACAGGGATAAAATTATTTCCTGGTTATGTCCAGGATCCAAAGAGTGAAACAACTGCATGTACCGTCAGTACTCCAGCCATTTCTCATCAGGTGCAGTCATGGAAACACAACCTAAGAGAAGGAAGGGTTTTGAGCCTTGGCCAACAGAAAATAATTCATAAAAAggaagtagaaaaaaataaatactcaggttcttcaccaaagatttttcagaGTTTGCCCAGAGAAAGATCCTTGATGAATTGCAAACCCAGAAAGAGAGACCCCTCTTGGAGTGGCATCTCAGAAAATAACTTGTCTCCTAAAAGGGATGGTAGAAAGCCAAGTTCATtcagaaaaaagaaagtaaggtgcaaaaaatcctcttcttttgTAGAAGTTGGTTCACACTCCAGTAGAAGACTCGAAAGGCGTTCAAGGTCCAGTACTCACAGATCCAAATCCTGGTGTGTTGGACATAGAAAGAGATCTATAAGCAGAGAATCAAGTATCTCTCTGGGAGGAAGTCACAGTAGTGAACCTGTCACCCGGAATACGTACTGTGCATcctcaaaagaaagaaatatacatGGTAGCAAATCACACTATGAGAGAATATCTTTGACCCCAGTCCAATATGCAAAGCTTTCTTCAACTGCTGGGAAAAGACCCAATTGTCCTTATAAAGATGAAGGTGCTTCCCCAACTGGAGGTCACTATAACAGTTCCACATGCCTAGACATTGAGAAGCATAGATCCCCCAGTAAAAAGGAGATGAAGTGCAAAACAACTTTTCCAAGAGACAGAAGAACCAAAGCAGTTAGGCACAGAGAAAACAAGTGCCCGCATATAGATAAACAGACCCCAGAGAAAGTCAGTGATGCACTGGGGGATCTGGATGACATAAAGCAAGTGAGCTGTCTCTCTGAATGTGCACCTGCCTGCCGGAGGCAAATCCCAAAAAACCAGAAGTCAAGTCTTCTGAAAGGTCTTGGATCGTCAAGCCAAGGATGA